Within the Prosthecobacter debontii genome, the region CGCTATAGACACGGAGTCCGGCAGGCAGACCCGTCACGATGAAACTCGTGTCCATCAGGCGATCATCACTGGCTCTGAGGATGAACTGAATGGGCTCTAGAGCCCGCGCGGGGCGCAGTGAAAAGGGCACCACCTCCGGCGCACCGAGGAACTTGATGTCTCGACTACCGATCAAGCTGTCCGGGCCCGCGTAGGGGCTCGAGACCTTGAGCACACAGCTGTAGCGCCCGGAGTCTGAGACACGTGGCTTACGGAAGTAGATTCTAGATTCGACACTAGGGGTCACGACGGTGTCCTGAACGAGAGGTTCGCCATCTTTAAACCAGTGAAACTCGATGCCGGGAGTCGTGCGGTAGGCCGGGGAGAGTGTGTAGTCGAGGTCAACCCCTGCAAATCGGTTTTCCACAGGGGGAAGAGTGAGGGAAAGCCTGCGGAAAACGGGGCTCTTGACGGTGCCAAAGTCGTTTTTGACTTCGATTTGGAGATCGTTGTAGCCATCATGGGGGAACGACAGCCTCAGATTCACACGATTGGCCACGCTTGCGGTCTGCCAGGTGCCTAATCCGGCATCCCCATTGCGGATGACACGGTAGCTCATCGGCAGGGTGCCCAGCAGGCGAAAGCTGGCATAGCCGAGGTCGGGTGTGTTCGCTTCAGTAGCGGGCACGGTATAGAATTCAGGAGCTTTGATCAGGACCCCCAGGCCGGTCAGATTCACCACATAGGGTTCAGCCAGACGGGCGGGGTTATCGATGACCAATTGAGCATGGAGCTGTCTAGCATAGTCGGGATCAAAGGTGATCTGCTGGGAGGATTCTAAGCGGAAACTGGATTGGTCCGCACCTTGGATGGTGGCGGTGAGCCCCACAAATTCGCTGCTGACCACCTGGACCGAATAACTCTGCACGATGCTGGAACCGGGAGTCACGGTGACCGTGCCGAAATCAATCACCCCTGTGCCGGACGGGAGCCCATGACCGTTCGCATCTTTGACCGTGAGGACGGCGGGTGTCGATGCCTTCAGGTTCAATTGAAGGGACGTGGGCTGGGCGACGGGGTGGTCGTAGCGCAAGGTGATCCGTCCCTCGTCTTCACCTGCTTCCGTGCCCGTGAAGCGCAACGTCACCGTGAGGCTTTCTCCCACAGCCAGGGTTTCGGGAATCGGCGTCACGATCTCCAAGCCTGGCAGGTCGATATCCGCGATCTCCAAGGCCAGGCCCACGGCTTCTTGGTTGCCATTGTTTCGCAGAAGGAGGCTCGCCTCTACACTCCGCCCCACAGCCGCGTCGAAGCTGACGGAGGTGCCGTCGGCGTTCTTTAGCGGACGGAAGTAAAGAATGGGGGAAGGACCTTCCGCAGCCAGATTGACCGTGAATTCTGGAGCGAGCGGATCATTGGTGGAAAACTTCAGTACCGCCGTTTTGGTGCCGGGGCTTTGGGGAGTAAAGTGGATCGACAGGGAAGCGGCCTCTCCCACAGCGATGAAGCCAGATTCATTCAAACCGGAGTAGGAGAACTCAGAGGCATGTTCCCCCGTGATCTCTACGTCCATGATTTGTAATGGAGCATCCCCCGTATTGTTCAGACGGATGCCCTGGCGGTTGCTGGTTCCCAGGGCGGTGGAGGCATAGGTCAGATCCAACGACGTGCGGCTGTCCGCTCTGCCCGTGCTCGCCCAGAGCTGGGGTTGTGCGGGTTCTGTAGGTTCTGGCAGAGGGGTGGAGAGGGTCACCAGCGCCTGTTGAGTCACGCCGTTGAAGACTCCTCTCACGATGATTCGGCGGCCATCGGCGCTGATGCAGGTCACCGACAAAAATCTCCAGTTGGGCAGACTGAGTCCGTAGTGCTCTTCCAGCGCTTCACGAAGCTCGACTCGGGGACTGTCTGCCTCCGTCGCATGCCACACGCAGGTTTGCTGGAACCGGTTTTCACCCGGGGCTGGGAAGCCGTAAGTCTGTCCGTAGGCTGCGCCCTGGTTCTGGATCGCTGAGACATTTCTCCAGCTTGTAGCATCTGAACCCCCGTAGGGTTGGCCTAACCGACGGTAGCCCACCGGCGTGCTGTCCACCTCCCAGCGTTGGATCGTGGTGGGGGCATTCAGCAGGGGAATCTCGCCCAAGGGACGGCTGGTGCAGGTGAGCCACCGGCCATTGGGGGAGATGCAATACTCGCGGATAGGAAACTCGCTCGTGCTGAGGTCGTTCCAGATCACCTCCTTTTGGGAACCATCGACATCCAGCAGGACGATGCGCGGCGGGCTCTGGATATGGCCGGTATGGAAAACCAAGCGGCCCGTCTCCTTACTGACGGCCTGGATCCGCCCCAGCGCATTACCGGTCTCTGAAACGATCGGTAAGGTCACATAGTTCCCCGTGTCTAGGTCCAAGCGGAAGGTGCGGGAGCCGCCGCCTGTGTAGCTGCCGATGGGGCGATAATAGACCCGACCCACCAGACTGGAATTCCCATAAAAGAGATCGGGCGTGAACTCAATCACCTCATGCCCCTCCGGCACGGGATAGGGAGGCACGTCCACGGGCTGGCCCGTCGGACGGTCAAGCAGGGTCGTTGGGGGATCGCTAGGGCCGTTGTTTTTAAAGGCGATCAGTTTGGAGCCATCCGCCGAAACATCCCCCAAGCCATTGAACTGAGTGGTGATGACTTGCCAGCCATTTTCCGGCGTCCATTGGGCCAAACCACCGCTGTTGAAACTGCCGATGATGACGGGATTCTCCGGCGTGCCCACGATCTGCACGGCAGAAGCCGGGGATCCTCCCGGGGTCAACGTCCCCATGGGCGTTAATTCCGCTGTTTGCGCCTGCATCCCCGTCGCCACAGCGAGGGCTAAACCGACGCCGGTGAGCCAGCCGCATAGGCCTCGACGGTGTGTGAGGGTTAGGGAAAAGTCAGGGCTATGTGCACAAAAGGGGGGCATAGGCGTGAGTGTAGCCATCTATGCATGAAATCTCCCAGAGTGACAATTCCATTGATGATTATTTCTTAATCAGAAAATAAGGTGACTCTGAGTGCTATTTGCACGGTGGTGACAAGATTTTGATTCTCTTTCACCTCACGCCGCTGCCGGAGTTGGGGTGTCATTCACGCCCAGCCGCCGATTCGCCACATGCTTCCACCAGGGGGGCAGCAGCACCATGGTGATGGTCCAGAAGTAACCCACGGGCAGCTTGGGGGCTTGGGGTTCGGTTTCTAACAAATAATACGGCTGCACGGCGATGTGGTGGTGCGAGTGATGGCCGACGCGGAAGGTGAGGTAGCTGGAGAAGTAGTGGTAGGAGTCCCAGGAGTGCTCCGGGCCGGTCTTCTCATACTCGCCATTCCGCTTCTGGCGCAGCAGACCGTAGTGCTGGATGTAGTTCACACACTCCAGCATGACATGGGCACCGACGATGTGGCCGAGGTAAAACAGCAGGCCCATGGGACCGGTGAGGAGGATCAGAGCCAGCAGCAGGGCCACCTGACCGATGGCATAGACGGTCATTTGATTGCGCAGGATGTGGGCGGGGCCACTGGCCGCCCCTTTGCTACGCAGCAGGCGGGCCTCCAGCTGCCAGGAGCGCACGGCACTGCCGGGGATGGTGCGGGCGAGATAGCTGTAGATGCTTTCATTCAGCCAGGCCGTGTTTTCATCATGCTCGGTACCGGCATGGATGTGATGGCTGCGGATGTGGATGAGCTTGTAATGGGGGTAAAACAGGAAGCTGGTGAGCACCCGTTGGATGGCTTGGTCCAGCCCATCTTTACAGTGCAGCAGCTCATGCGCGGCGGCGAAGGCGATGCTCCCTAACAAACTGCTCGTTGCGAGCATGAGGCCGATCTCCAGCGGTGTGTAGGTCTTCAGATGCCACAGGGCCCACAGCACGGTGGCCATGTAGAGCAGGGCATAGAGGCGGGTGTTCCAGCGCAGCAGCGCCACCTGAAAAGGCTGGAAGTCTTCCTTGCGGAAGTGACCGCTGTCCTGCCAGCCGGTCAGCGTATCCAGTAAGGGCACGCCCAGCAGCATGCAGGCGGGGGTGAGGGCCATCCACAGACCTCCGTAAGCGATGCCGAGGGCCGCTGGTATGAACAGGGTCAGCGGCATGAGGCAGGCCAGCACGTGGGGCCAGGCACCTGGGGTGACCGAGGGGCTCGATGCCGTCGTAGGTGCACTTGCAGTTAGGTCGGTGTTCATGACGTCTCGATTGTTTTTGGGGCCGTGCCACCCGCATCCTGCTTACGCCACCGGGGGCGCGTTTCGGAGGAGCTGCACTGCCGACACGGCCAGCAGTGGCCAGAGATGATATAGGGTCAGGTCAGGAAAAATGCAAGATAGCAGCCTGAGGGGAACACAGGATTGGCTGCATGAAAACCAAGGTTTTACGCATGCTTAGAAGTGTTTTCGGATTGC harbors:
- a CDS encoding choice-of-anchor D domain-containing protein, whose amino-acid sequence is MPPFCAHSPDFSLTLTHRRGLCGWLTGVGLALAVATGMQAQTAELTPMGTLTPGGSPASAVQIVGTPENPVIIGSFNSGGLAQWTPENGWQVITTQFNGLGDVSADGSKLIAFKNNGPSDPPTTLLDRPTGQPVDVPPYPVPEGHEVIEFTPDLFYGNSSLVGRVYYRPIGSYTGGGSRTFRLDLDTGNYVTLPIVSETGNALGRIQAVSKETGRLVFHTGHIQSPPRIVLLDVDGSQKEVIWNDLSTSEFPIREYCISPNGRWLTCTSRPLGEIPLLNAPTTIQRWEVDSTPVGYRRLGQPYGGSDATSWRNVSAIQNQGAAYGQTYGFPAPGENRFQQTCVWHATEADSPRVELREALEEHYGLSLPNWRFLSVTCISADGRRIIVRGVFNGVTQQALVTLSTPLPEPTEPAQPQLWASTGRADSRTSLDLTYASTALGTSNRQGIRLNNTGDAPLQIMDVEITGEHASEFSYSGLNESGFIAVGEAASLSIHFTPQSPGTKTAVLKFSTNDPLAPEFTVNLAAEGPSPILYFRPLKNADGTSVSFDAAVGRSVEASLLLRNNGNQEAVGLALEIADIDLPGLEIVTPIPETLAVGESLTVTLRFTGTEAGEDEGRITLRYDHPVAQPTSLQLNLKASTPAVLTVKDANGHGLPSGTGVIDFGTVTVTPGSSIVQSYSVQVVSSEFVGLTATIQGADQSSFRLESSQQITFDPDYARQLHAQLVIDNPARLAEPYVVNLTGLGVLIKAPEFYTVPATEANTPDLGYASFRLLGTLPMSYRVIRNGDAGLGTWQTASVANRVNLRLSFPHDGYNDLQIEVKNDFGTVKSPVFRRLSLTLPPVENRFAGVDLDYTLSPAYRTTPGIEFHWFKDGEPLVQDTVVTPSVESRIYFRKPRVSDSGRYSCVLKVSSPYAGPDSLIGSRDIKFLGAPEVVPFSLRPARALEPIQFILRASDDRLMDTSFIVTGLPAGLRVYSGGVVEGQISAKAALKEAREYTVTVRAKNSRGTGSPYQVIWRIEPFQEDVAGTFHGTLSRHGYLDDDRQLGGSVTLTLNNAGTFSGRFLIAGSPVSVKGAYASPPLTGGPTSYDPPLPEGMTVPAPDAPTLIGGEAAPFRANGRTYYFTFGLDGPLLAGSFGSTNVTGYRQEAAPANLVDGKKAGRYHFQLGIEADEEEPSEVALPEGQGFTTLTVNPSGVVSWAGKLPEGTAFTGRSGMAHLQLDGQPESWIIPMHQTIYAKQGSVQGHFAFQAENPVGEALLDWNKTLGKKADRLYPSLPLTVLKGEGSRYQVIKGEPLLGGAFHFDEESNLADGQLRLQSSTLLEDLDLSFTLTTKGKSTLATPAPLSRPSLKLTSSTGLFSLSSRLTQAETADRATSGQALWIPHLEKAAGYFTLPEVPDAEATPPTTSKTAPIRAGLLEVQPMQER
- a CDS encoding fatty acid desaturase; translated protein: MNTDLTASAPTTASSPSVTPGAWPHVLACLMPLTLFIPAALGIAYGGLWMALTPACMLLGVPLLDTLTGWQDSGHFRKEDFQPFQVALLRWNTRLYALLYMATVLWALWHLKTYTPLEIGLMLATSSLLGSIAFAAAHELLHCKDGLDQAIQRVLTSFLFYPHYKLIHIRSHHIHAGTEHDENTAWLNESIYSYLARTIPGSAVRSWQLEARLLRSKGAASGPAHILRNQMTVYAIGQVALLLALILLTGPMGLLFYLGHIVGAHVMLECVNYIQHYGLLRQKRNGEYEKTGPEHSWDSYHYFSSYLTFRVGHHSHHHIAVQPYYLLETEPQAPKLPVGYFWTITMVLLPPWWKHVANRRLGVNDTPTPAAA